One segment of Rhizobium jaguaris DNA contains the following:
- a CDS encoding LysR family transcriptional regulator has translation MLDRQHLAILREVSRRGGVTAAAEKLNVTQSALSHTIAKFEERHRIKIWMKSGRGLRLTQTGEYLLSVAERVLPQMEHAERVLTDFAVGRRGALRVGMECHPCQRWLTKIATPYLDKWPDVDFDVRTAFRFDGVEALLGYEIDLLITPDPVDTPDLLFTPVFEYELVLMVHATHPLADRKCVQPQDLIDEELITVPVTLERLDIYTKFLVPAHCRPRQHRTAETIDLMLQLVCAKRGVTVLPDWLLQEDAVGMPIRALRVGDAGIRKNINLGVRRGEETISYIDGFLALARERGRSPSP, from the coding sequence ATGCTTGATCGTCAGCATCTTGCAATTCTGAGAGAAGTCAGCCGTCGAGGCGGTGTTACCGCGGCCGCCGAAAAGCTAAACGTCACTCAATCCGCCTTGAGCCATACGATCGCAAAGTTCGAGGAACGCCACCGCATCAAGATATGGATGAAATCAGGCCGCGGGCTGCGGTTGACGCAAACAGGTGAGTATCTGCTTTCTGTGGCCGAACGCGTCCTGCCCCAGATGGAACATGCCGAGCGGGTCCTGACCGATTTTGCTGTGGGAAGGAGAGGAGCCCTTCGTGTTGGCATGGAATGTCATCCCTGCCAGCGGTGGCTGACCAAGATAGCGACACCTTATCTCGACAAATGGCCCGATGTCGATTTCGACGTGCGCACGGCTTTCCGGTTCGACGGTGTCGAGGCACTCCTTGGGTACGAAATCGATCTTCTGATCACACCGGATCCCGTGGACACGCCGGACCTGCTCTTTACGCCGGTTTTCGAATATGAGCTGGTGCTTATGGTGCATGCGACGCATCCTCTTGCCGATCGGAAATGCGTGCAGCCACAGGATCTTATCGACGAGGAATTGATCACGGTTCCGGTCACATTGGAGCGGCTGGACATATACACCAAATTCCTTGTTCCCGCCCATTGCCGGCCGCGTCAGCACCGCACGGCCGAAACCATCGACCTGATGCTGCAACTCGTCTGTGCGAAAAGGGGTGTTACGGTCCTACCGGACTGGCTGTTGCAGGAAGACGCCGTTGGAATGCCGATACGCGCGCTACGCGTGGGCGATGCCGGTATACGGAAAAACATCAATCTGGGTGTACGGCGCGGCGAGGAGACCATATCATACATCGACGGTTTTCTAGCGCTTGCCCGTGAGAGGGGACGTTCGCCTTCGCCGTGA
- a CDS encoding flavin monoamine oxidase family protein yields MRNTKVAIIGGGLAGLHTARLLHSAGIEFLLIEARATLGGRIETVNETGQADADGFDLGPSWIWPRMQPAIAALVAELNLLTFAQNSDGDVVFERMSRESAKRYPGLNQEPEALRFIGGSASLVRALAQGLPEAALWCGAQVTAMRLNETGVELSLRFADGRIELIQASQVIAALPPRILEATVQFEPAQEKGTIELWRQTPTWMAPHAKFFAVYDRPFWREAGFSGTAQSMVGPLAEIHDATTSSGKAALFGFVGMGAEQRAAIGADALKEASIRQFTRIFGPQAAHTRATLYKDWAADPLTATSADWFSAGHPNAPGGGWIAGPWKERLVLAGSEASGSEAGYLAGAVQASSQAARDVISKLIVEQS; encoded by the coding sequence ATGAGGAACACCAAGGTAGCTATTATCGGCGGAGGCTTGGCAGGACTGCACACGGCGCGACTGCTGCATTCGGCCGGGATTGAGTTCCTGCTCATCGAGGCAAGAGCCACCCTCGGCGGTCGGATCGAGACAGTGAACGAGACAGGCCAGGCGGACGCAGACGGCTTCGACCTTGGACCGTCCTGGATCTGGCCTCGAATGCAGCCTGCGATCGCCGCGCTCGTTGCCGAACTCAATCTGCTCACGTTTGCGCAAAACAGCGATGGCGACGTTGTCTTCGAGCGGATGTCGCGGGAATCGGCAAAGCGCTATCCCGGACTGAATCAGGAGCCCGAAGCCCTGAGGTTCATCGGAGGATCCGCGTCATTGGTTCGTGCGCTGGCGCAAGGCTTGCCTGAGGCGGCGCTGTGGTGCGGTGCGCAAGTCACCGCGATGCGTCTCAACGAAACCGGTGTCGAGCTGTCTTTGAGATTTGCCGACGGGCGTATAGAGCTGATTCAGGCGTCACAGGTGATTGCGGCGCTTCCGCCGCGCATTCTGGAGGCGACCGTCCAGTTCGAGCCAGCCCAGGAGAAAGGCACGATCGAACTGTGGCGGCAAACGCCGACCTGGATGGCGCCACACGCCAAATTTTTCGCTGTCTACGATCGTCCCTTCTGGCGCGAGGCGGGATTCTCCGGGACAGCGCAAAGCATGGTCGGACCTTTGGCGGAGATCCATGATGCGACCACGTCCTCGGGCAAGGCTGCCCTGTTCGGCTTCGTCGGGATGGGAGCCGAACAACGTGCGGCAATCGGCGCGGACGCGCTGAAGGAGGCCTCGATCCGCCAGTTCACGCGCATCTTCGGGCCGCAAGCTGCCCATACACGGGCGACCCTCTACAAGGACTGGGCTGCCGACCCGCTGACAGCGACATCGGCCGACTGGTTTTCCGCCGGCCACCCGAATGCCCCTGGCGGCGGCTGGATCGCTGGCCCGTGGAAGGAGCGGCTGGTCCTGGCCGGGAGCGAGGCGAGCGGAAGTGAGGCTGGCTACCTTGCCGGCGCCGTGCAAGCATCTTCCCAAGCGGCCCGAGACGTCATCTCGAAACTCATTGTCGAGCAAAGCTGA
- a CDS encoding glycoside hydrolase, whose protein sequence is MIHTCLMGVVLCGGYLFAASAKEPGGIDNESSASRLSMADISSFETFIVRSPPKALGLDPFYAKYADAAGIPVISSEKVPDTALLIARDIVLYMLSERRDVRDALVRAGARVGIMAIDETTTDIPEQRDWEKPAPDDPRLTPDERRNYASTIAKMTDREYWAQRARGMGGLYTTGAVENLMGVPGTRYYGGNILVHEFSHNIFNMLRTVDPELVARVGQAYAHAYQKGLWACAYMENNVDEYWAEGTRFWFNTNVAYRRGDLTVATSDDFKDHDPELYQIMAEVYRDDHHILADVFYHHSAQLRVTPIGPDCGSRPPK, encoded by the coding sequence ATGATCCATACGTGCTTGATGGGGGTAGTGCTCTGCGGAGGCTACCTATTTGCTGCATCTGCAAAGGAACCTGGCGGTATTGACAATGAATCATCTGCGTCACGGTTGTCGATGGCTGACATATCCAGTTTCGAGACATTCATCGTGCGCAGCCCACCGAAAGCACTCGGTCTGGATCCATTCTACGCGAAATATGCTGACGCAGCAGGCATACCTGTCATCTCGTCCGAAAAGGTTCCAGACACCGCACTTTTGATTGCCCGCGACATCGTCCTTTACATGTTGTCAGAACGGCGTGATGTCCGCGATGCTTTGGTTCGGGCCGGGGCGCGGGTGGGCATCATGGCAATTGATGAAACGACCACTGATATTCCCGAGCAGCGGGACTGGGAGAAGCCAGCCCCCGATGATCCGCGCCTCACCCCTGACGAACGGCGAAATTACGCCAGCACGATCGCCAAGATGACAGACCGAGAGTATTGGGCCCAAAGGGCGCGCGGCATGGGTGGGCTCTATACGACAGGTGCCGTCGAGAATTTGATGGGCGTGCCGGGCACGCGGTATTATGGAGGGAACATTCTGGTTCACGAATTCTCACATAATATCTTCAACATGCTTCGAACGGTGGATCCCGAGCTCGTTGCACGAGTTGGACAAGCTTATGCTCATGCCTACCAGAAAGGACTGTGGGCGTGTGCATATATGGAGAACAACGTCGACGAATATTGGGCCGAAGGCACGCGATTTTGGTTCAATACGAATGTGGCCTACCGCCGTGGCGATCTCACCGTTGCCACATCAGACGACTTTAAGGATCACGATCCGGAACTCTACCAGATCATGGCGGAAGTCTATCGCGATGATCACCACATTCTGGCGGATGTCTTTTACCATCATTCGGCACAGTTACGAGTAACACCGATCGGACCCGATTGTGGCTCCCGACCGCCAAAGTGA